In a genomic window of Chryseobacterium sp. G0162:
- a CDS encoding ATP-binding protein: protein MNSPQLIQPEKLLSLLFYSPNATAVYQGEDINIVSANEAMIKFWGKDKSVIGKTMLDAIPELEDQPFIDMLKKVWNSGETFTAKNYPAFLNKDGILQKFYFDFEYKAILNDADETEYILHTAFEVTERYQALKMVEEKSIAEKKLIDELATLNEEYLTTNEDLSLKHEELFNTHNDLLQTREKLLITYHTLAENEKRFKTLVEKAPVAMASLIGDEFTIDIVNDMVLQIWKKDRSVLGLPLIEALPELDGQNFINILKDVYKTGEPYFGKESKALIEENGLLVEKYLNFTYQPIFDENNQSKSILIVASDVTEQVKSRESMVEIKTRLEIALDASKLGSTEVTLSTGEMESNDQFKRNYGYRPEEEFNYKNLFEAILPEYRDTIKNMVQEAIRTNGIYKAEYPVKWRDESIHWIQASGRPRYDKSGVADRMVGMTVDITEKKLLEQQKDDFLSVASHELKTPLTAVKGSIQLLNRIKDRPYSDVHIRLIEQADRGIDKMHVLIDDLLNMSRLGNDQLMLEYGYFNLYDMLKNSCHHIRLENKYQLIIIGNPLTQVYADEHRIEQVVVNLVNNAVKYASDSKEILISIDSTEDHIKVSVQDFGAGIAESILPHLFDRYYRAEYVGKSYSGLGLGLYICSEIINKHLGKIGVESQIGIGSTFWFTIPK, encoded by the coding sequence ATGAACTCTCCACAATTGATCCAACCTGAAAAATTATTATCGTTATTATTTTATTCTCCTAATGCCACGGCTGTTTATCAGGGAGAAGATATTAACATTGTCAGTGCGAATGAGGCGATGATTAAATTCTGGGGAAAAGATAAATCTGTTATAGGTAAAACGATGCTGGATGCTATTCCTGAATTGGAAGATCAACCTTTTATTGATATGCTAAAAAAGGTTTGGAATTCTGGAGAAACTTTTACTGCAAAGAATTATCCTGCATTTTTAAATAAAGATGGTATACTTCAGAAGTTTTATTTTGACTTCGAATACAAAGCTATTTTAAATGATGCGGATGAAACTGAATATATTCTTCATACTGCATTTGAAGTAACTGAGAGATATCAGGCTTTAAAAATGGTAGAAGAAAAATCAATAGCCGAAAAAAAACTAATTGATGAACTTGCTACACTCAATGAGGAATATTTGACAACAAATGAAGATTTAAGTTTGAAGCATGAAGAGCTGTTCAATACTCACAATGATTTGTTACAGACAAGAGAAAAATTATTAATAACATATCATACACTGGCAGAGAATGAGAAACGGTTCAAAACTTTAGTGGAGAAAGCACCTGTTGCAATGGCATCACTAATTGGAGATGAGTTTACAATTGATATTGTAAATGATATGGTACTTCAGATATGGAAAAAAGACAGGTCTGTATTAGGATTACCTTTGATTGAAGCATTACCTGAATTGGATGGACAAAATTTTATTAATATTCTAAAAGACGTTTATAAAACAGGCGAACCTTATTTCGGAAAAGAAAGTAAAGCTTTAATTGAAGAAAATGGATTACTGGTAGAAAAATATCTCAACTTTACATATCAGCCAATTTTTGATGAAAATAACCAGAGCAAATCCATACTTATTGTAGCTAGTGATGTGACAGAGCAGGTAAAATCTCGTGAATCCATGGTAGAAATTAAAACAAGACTTGAAATAGCATTAGATGCAAGTAAGCTTGGGTCAACAGAGGTAACTCTCTCCACCGGAGAAATGGAAAGTAATGATCAGTTTAAACGTAATTATGGATATAGACCGGAAGAAGAATTTAATTATAAAAATCTTTTTGAGGCAATTCTTCCAGAATATAGGGATACGATTAAAAATATGGTTCAGGAAGCTATAAGGACCAATGGTATTTATAAGGCAGAATATCCTGTAAAATGGCGCGATGAATCAATTCATTGGATTCAAGCAAGCGGAAGACCGAGATACGATAAGAGCGGAGTAGCGGATAGGATGGTAGGAATGACAGTAGATATTACAGAAAAAAAGCTGCTGGAGCAACAAAAGGACGACTTTTTAAGTGTAGCGAGCCATGAGCTTAAAACTCCTTTGACAGCTGTAAAGGGTTCAATACAACTTCTAAATAGAATTAAAGACAGACCATATTCAGACGTTCACATAAGGCTTATTGAGCAAGCTGACAGAGGTATTGATAAAATGCATGTCCTTATTGATGATTTACTTAATATGAGTAGATTAGGGAACGATCAACTAATGTTGGAGTATGGTTATTTTAATCTTTATGATATGCTTAAGAATAGTTGTCACCATATTAGACTGGAAAATAAATATCAGCTGATTATAATAGGTAACCCATTAACTCAAGTGTATGCCGATGAACATAGGATAGAGCAGGTTGTTGTCAATCTTGTTAATAATGCAGTGAAATATGCAAGTGATTCTAAAGAAATTCTTATATCAATAGATTCAACCGAAGATCACATCAAAGTTTCTGTACAAGATTTTGGAGCAGGCATTGCAGAATCTATACTACCTCATCTTTTCGATAGATATTACCGTGCAGAGTACGTTGGTAAATCGTATTCAGGATTGGGTCTGGGATTGTACATCTGTTCAGAGATTATAAATAAACATTTAGGAAAAATAGGTGTTGAAAGTCAAATTGGTATAGGAAGCACATTTTGGTTTACTATTCCTAAATAA